ATCGAGGAACTGACCCTCAGCTACGTGGTGGTGCAGATCTGGGACGACCGCCGGCTGATCCTGCCCACCTCCTACTTCACCAGCACCCCGTTCCAGAACTGGACCCGCACCGAGGCGGCGGTGCTGGGCACCGCCGAGTTCGACGTCGACTGGTCCGTCCCGGTGCAGGCGATGCGGGAGGAGCTGCGCCGGCTGGTCGAGGGCACCGACCTGTGGGACGGTCGGGTCTGCGTGCTCCAGGTGACCGACGCGACCGGCGGGCTGATCAAGGTCCGGGCGCTGGTGAGCGCCGCCGATGCGGGCAGCCTCTGGGACCTGCGCTGCCTGGTCCGGGAGCACCTGGTCGGCTGGATCCGCGACCACCGCCCCACCGCGCTGCCCCGCTCCCGTACCGAGATCGGCGACGCCTCCGGCGCCCTGCCCTGGCAGTGGGTGCAGCCGCGCCGGCCGGTGCGCCGACGGTCGGAGACCGACGTGCCCGACGACGCGCGGGTCTTCGGCGGCAGCGACGACGGCGACGCGCGCAGCGAGGCGTTCGTCGGCCCCACCGACGACGCCGACTCCCGCGCCGACGGGCGCGGCGAGCACCGCGACGACATTCTCGTCGGTGCCGAGCAGCCGCGCGACGACCGCCGCTGACGGTCCCCCCGACGGCCCCCGCGACCTCGTGCGCGGGGGCTTCGTCGTACCCGCTTCCGCGTTTCGCCGGACGGTACGGCCCCACCTGCGGTCAGATGTGGTTGGTCACTGCGCGCAGGATTGACGGGCGGCGACTCCGGGCATACAGCGCGGTGTTGATGAAAGGAGGACAGCATGGCTGACGTCGCGAACCACCGCACGTCCCGGACCGGGAGCGAGCCGTCCACCGCCGAGTTGGTGCAGCGGGCCACCGAGCAGGTCTCCCGACTGGTGCGGGACGAGCTGGCGCTGGCCCGGGCGGAGTTGACCCAGAAGGGCAAGCACGCCGGGATCGGCATCGGCCTGTTCGGCGGCGGCGGGGCGCTCGCCCTCTACGGGCTGGGCGCGCTGGTCGCCACGGCGATCCTGCTGCTGGACCTGGTGCTGCCCGCCTGGGCGGCCGCCCTGATCGTGGCGGTGGTGCTGTTCCTGATCGCGGGCATCTTCGCCCTGGTCGGCAAGAAGCAGGTCAGCCGTGCCGTCCCCCCGGTTCCGGAGTCGACGGTCCGCAGCGTCCGGGCGGACGTGGACGTCGTCACCGCGGCGGTGAAGGACAGGGGACGGGCATGACGGGCAACGGGACCGGCGACACCGACGCGCTCCGCGAGGAGATCCGGCGGACCCGGGTGGAGTTGGGCGAGACGATGGAGCTGTTGGCCGCCAAGGCCGATGTCAAGGCCCGGCTGCGGTCCTCCGCTGGCCAGGCGAAGGAGCGGATGCGCGAGCAGGCCGCGGTCACCGTGGCCCGGGTGCGCGGGCAGGCGGCGCAGAAGGCCGGCCAGGTGCGGTCGCAGGGCCCCGGGGAGACGCTCGGGCGCAGCCCGGCCCCGTGGGCGGCGGTCGCGGCCGGCGCCGTGGCGACGATGATCGTGCTGCTGATCGTGCGGGGGAGGCGTAGGTGAGCAAGGGGATCGGTAGGGCGGCGTACAAGCCGGTCGGGGTGCTGCTCGGTCTGGCCGCCGGTACGGTCGCCGGGGCGATCTTCCGGCAGGTCTGGAAGATGACCGCCGGGGACGGCGAGGCGCCCAGCGCCACCGACGAGGACCGGGGCTGGGGCGAGGTGCTCGCCGCGGCGGCGTTGCAGGGCGCCATCTTCGCGGTGGTCCGGGCGGCCGTCGACCGTGGCGGCGCGGTCGGCGTACGACGGGTCACCGGCCGCTGGCCGGACTGAACGAACGCACGCGCAGGCCCCTCTCCCGCATCGACGGGAGGGGGGCCTTTCGCACGTCCGCAAGCCGCCGCCCAGCGGACGTCGGGCATCCGTCAGGTCACATGTCGGAGAATTTCGTCGGGTAGGCTGTGCAGAGTTTTTGCGTACGTGGTTTGCTGATCCCCGCTGTTGCGAGATGGCGTGGGTTGAGAGAAGTCTCCTTCGTGGGGGCCGCCTCAGGCGCCGCTGCTCGAAAACGGCCAACCGGCCGCACGGCGTGCTCGGCCGCCAGTTTTAGAAGGAGATACACATGGCGCAGGGAACCGTGAAGTGGTTCAACGCTGACAAGGGCTTCGGCTTCATCACCGTCGACGGCGGGGGTGCTGACGTGTTCGTCCACTTCTCGGCCATCCAGACCAGCGGCTACCGCACGCTGGAGGAGAACCAGCGGGTGGAGTTCGAGATCGCCCAGGGTCAGAAGGGTCCGCAGGCCGAGCAGGTCCGCCCCATCTGAGCAGTGCCGGTCGGCAGCCGCCGGCCCGGGTGATCCGGCCAGCCGGATCGACGAGAAGCCCCGTGTCCCCCCGGACGCGGGGCTTTCCGCGTCGACGGGGCTGTCGCCGACGGCTCCCGGCCGCCGACCGCTCTCGACGCCATGATCGCCACCGTTCGCGGCGGGTCGCGGTGTCCCCGTCGCCGGAGCGCACCACTCGGGGAGGCGGTGCCGCCGACGACGGGTCAGGTACGGCGGCGGGCGCGCATCCCGCGCCAGAGCAGCCCGAGCCCGGCCGCCGCGAGCACCGGTCCGGCCACCACCCAGAAGCGCTGGTCGGTCATCACGCTGCCACTGACGTAGCCGAGCCCCTGCACCGTCCAGACGGCGCCGACCACCACGGCCAGCAGGCCGAGGGTGAGCGTCAGCCAGCCCCTCATCGCATCTCCCTCCACCGGGCCGGCGGTGCCGGCCGCACCGTCGGCGTCCGCACCGTCAGTATCCGTGCCGTCGCACCGTCTTCGTCCGCACCGTCAGTATCCGTGCCGTCGCACCGTCGGCGTCCGCGCCGACGGGATCCGTACCGTCGGCGTCGGGGGCGAGCACCGTTGCCGGCGCGGCTCACCACCGGCCGTGCACGCGCGGGCGGACCAGGTCGTCGTAGACGGCCCGGACGGTGTCGTGCTCCTCGGCGGTCAGCGGCGGCAGCGCGGCGGCCGAGGCGTTGCCGCGGGCCTGCTCCGGGTTGCGGGCGCCCGGGATGACGACGGTGAGGCCGGGCTGGTCGATGATCCAGCGCAGCGCGAACTGCGCCATGGTCCGGTCGGGGCCGACCAGTGGCGCGAGCCGGCGGACGACCTCCAGGCCGAGGTCGTAGTCGACACCGGAGAAGGTCTCGCCGACGTCGAAGCTCTCCCCGTGCCGGTTGAAGGTGCGGTGGTCGTCGGGGGCGAACGTGGTGTGCTCGTCGTAGCGGCCGGAGAGCAGGCCGCTGGCCAGCGGCACCCGGGCGATGATCCCCACCCCGGCGGACGCGGCGGCGGGCAGCACCCGCTCCAGGGGCTTGAGCCGCACGGCGTTGAGGATGATCTGCACGCTCGCCACGCCGGGGCGGGCGATCGCGGTCAGCGCCTGGTCGCAGGTCTCGACGCTGACCCCGTACCCGGCGATCCGCTTCTCGGACACCAGGGTGTCCAGCGCGTCGAAGACCCGGTCGTCGCCGAACACCGCCGTCGGCGGGCAGTGCAGCTGGACCAGGTCCAGGGTGTCCACGCCGAGGTTGGCCCGGGACCGGTCGGTCCAGGCCCGGAAGTTGTCCAGCGTGTACGCCTGCGGCGTCTGCTCCACCCGGCGGCCCATCTTGGTCGCCACGGTCAGCCCGTGCCCGGGCCGCTCGCGCAGGAACCGGCCGATGAGCTGTTCGCTGCGCCCGTCGCCGTAGACGTCGGCGGTGTCCAGGAAGGTGACTCCGGAGTCCACGGCGGCGGCGAGGACGGCCAGGGCGTCGGCCTCGTCGACCCGGCCCCAGTCCGCGCCGAGCTGCCACGCGCCGAGACCGACCACACCCACCTGCCGGCCGAGCCGGTCGAAGCTGCGCTGTTCCATTGGACCGAGCCTAGTGACCGCGTTGCCGAGCCGCAGCGCGGGCCGTAGGGTCGAGCCAAGAAAGACGTACGTACGGTTTGGAGGACGCGATGTGGGACCCGACCGCCTACCTGCGCTACGGCGACGAACGGTCCCGGCCGTTCCACGACCTGCTCGCCCGGATCCCGGCCGACCGGCCCCGTGCCGTGGTCGACCTCGGCTGCGGGCCGGGCACCCTGACCGCCACCCTGGCCCGGCGCTGGCCCGACGCGCGGGTGGTCGGCCTCGACTCCGCCACCGAGATGATCGACCGGGCCCGGACGCTGGACGCCCCGGTCGACTTCGCCGTCGGTGACGTCGCCGACTGGCGTCCGGGCCCGGACGTCGACGTGGTGGTCGCCAACGCCGTGCTCCAGTGGGTGCCCGGCCACCGGGAACTGCTCACCCGGTGGGCCGGTGAGCTGCCCGCCGGCGCCTGGCTGGCCTTCCAGGTCCCCGGCAACTTCGACGCCCCGTCGCACCGGGCGCTGCGCGAGGTCGCCCGCCGGGAGCGGTGGGCCGGCGCGCTGGCGGCGCTGCTGCGCGAGGCGCCGGTCGACGACGCCGTCGGCTACGCCGCGTCGCTGGTCGACGCCGGCTGCGCGGTCGACGCCTGGGAGACTGTCTACGTGCACCTGCTCCCGGCCCGACCCGACGCCGACCATCCGGTGCTGGCCTGGATGGAGGGGACCGCGCTGCGCCCGGTCCGCGCCGCGCTGGATCCCGCCGGCTGGGCGGACTTCCGCGCCGAGCTGGGCGTACGACTCGCGCAGGCGTACCCGGTGCGGCAGGGTCAGGTGCACTTCCCGTTCCGCCGGATCTTCGTGGTCGCCCGCACCGGCGCCCGTGCAGAGGAGAACCTGTGACCGACCTGCCCGCCTTCATCGCCGGACTGCCCAAGGTGGAGCTGCACGTGCACCACGTCGGCTCCGCCTCACCCCGGATCGTGGCCGAGCTGGCCGCCCGGCACGAGGGGCGCAGCCCGGTCCCGGCGGACCCGGACGCGCTCGTCGACTACTTCGCCTTCCGCGACTTCGCTCACTTCGTCGAGGTCTACCTGAGCGTGGTGGACCTGATCCGGGACCCGGAGGACGTCTGGATCCTCACCCACGAGGTCGCCCGCGAGCTGGCCCGTCAGCAGGTCCGCTACGCCGAGCTGACCGTCACCCCGTACTCGCACGTGCACCGGGGCATCCCCGCCCCGGCGTTCTGCGAGGCGATCGAGGACGCCCGCAAGCGGGCCGAGGCCGACTTCGGCATCGCCCTGCGCTGGTGCTTCGACATCCCGGGCGAGGCCGGGTTGCCGGCCGCCGAGGAGACCCTGCGTATCGCCCTGGAGCAGCGGCCGGACGGGCTGGTCAGCTTCGGCCTCGGCGGCCCGGAGATCGGCGTGCCCCGGCCGCAGTTCAAGCCGTACTTCGACCAGGCCCGGGCGGCCGGGCTGCGCTCGGTGCCGCACGCCGGGGAGACCACCGGCCCGCAGACGGTCTGGGACGCGCTGCGCGACCTCGGCGCCGAGCGGATCGGCCACGGCATCGCCGCCGCCGAGGATCCGGAGCTGCTGGCGTACCTGGCCGAGCACCGGATCGCGCTGGAGGTCTGCCCGACCTCCAACGTGCGCACCCGGGCCGTCGCCCACATCTCCGAGCACCCGCTCGCCCGGCTGGTCGACGCGGGCGTGCTGGTCACCATCAACTCCGACGACCCGCCGATGTTCGGCACCACGCTCAACGACGAGTACGCGGTGGCCGCCCGACTGCTCGACGCCGGCCCCGACCGGCTGGCGGCGCTGGCGAAGGACGCGGTGACCGCCTCGTTCCTCGCACCGGCGGAGAAGACCCGGATCAGCGCCGAGATCGACGCCTGGTCGGTGGCCGGGACGCGCTGACCCGGCGCGGCGCGCCGGGCGGCCTCGCCACGCTCACCGGGCGGGGCCGCCGGGCGGCCAGCGCGAGCCCGCGCCGCAGGGCGTGCGTCGCCAGGTCGGGCAGCCAGGACAGCCGGGCCGGCAGTCCCGGTCCGGCCGCCCGCGCGAGACCGGGCACGAGCGTGGCGGTGAGGACCAGCGCGACGAGGGCCACGGCCCCGGGGACCGGCCCGGCGGCGGAGGACGCGACCCCGGCGTACGCCACCACCGGGTCCTGCCAGACGGCGAGCGGACGGCGATCCCGATCCCGATCACGGTGGCCCAGCGGAGCAACCGGCTGACGGTCGGGCTCATCGGGCACCTCACGACGGGCGGTGGGAGGTGGACGCGCGGCGGGAGCGGGTGTGGGGGGACCGTACTCCCGCCGCGCGTACGGCTCCACCGGCCGGCAGTTGTCAGGGGCGACAAGACCGGTGGAACTGATGGGTTCGCCGTCGATCCTGGCAGCGCCGGACCCGATCGCCGCCGCCGTTAATCCGGATCTAAGGAAGACTTGCGGCACCGCACAACCGGCCGGCGCGCCCGCGGTGGCGCGAGGCGCCCGCCGGCGCCGGCCGGCCCGGTGGGAGTGCCCTGCTCAGGACCGGCGGCCCGGCCAGCGCCGGCCGCCGGTCTTCTGCTCGCGGGCCTCCCGGGTCATCCGGCCGACCAGCCCGAACCGGTTGACCTGCCGGGGTGTCGCCTCCGGGTCGGCCAGCAGCATCACCACGCTCGCCCCGCCGAGCCGGGCCCGGTCGATGCTGACCGAGCCGTTGGCCTGCAACGCCACCCGCTTGGCGATGTCCAGCCCCAGCCCGGTGGAGCCCTGGTCGCTGGCGCCGCGGCGCAACGCCCGGTCCGGGTTGGCGATGCCCGGTCCGGCGTCGTCGATGCGGATCGCCACGTACCCGTCCCGCCGGGAGACCGCCACCTCGAAGGCGGTGCCCTGCGGGGTGTAGCGGAAGACGTTGCCGATGACCGCGTCCAGCGCGGCGGCCAGCTCGGCCCGGGGGACCGGCGCGGGGATCCGCAGCTGGGCCCCGATCACCCGGTGCGGGCGGTTCTGGTCGCCGGCCAGGGCCGCCCAGAAGACCATCCGGTCCCGGACCACCTCGCTGACGTCGCACTCCGCCGGCCCGGCCTCGTGGGTGATCGCCTTGCGGGTGGTCTTGATCAGCACGTCGATCTCACCCTCCAGGGTGACGATCGCCTGCCGGATCCGCCGGATCGTCCGCCGCCGGTCCAGCTCCGCCGGGGTGAACGAGCCGACGCTGGTGTCGTCGGAGTCCAGCCCTTCGGCGTCCAGCCGCAGCACGGTCAGCGGGGTGCGCAGCCGGTGCGACAGGTCCGCCACCAGCTCCCGCTCGTCGGTACGGGCGGTGACCAGCCGGTCCGCCATCCGGTTGAACGCGTACCCGGCCTCGGCCAGCTCCCGTGGCCCGCTGGGCTCCACCCGCACGCCCAGGTCGCCGTCGCCGACGGCCAGCGCGGCCCGGACCAGCCCCCGGGTCGAGTCGACCGCGCGGGCCGCCACCCGGTCCACCACGATCACCGCCGCGCCGACCAGCGCCACGGCCACCGCGGCCAGCAGCAACCACGTCCCGCCGGCGCCGTCGTCCAGCTCGTCGGCGGGGACGAACGTCTCCACCACGGCGACCCGGTCGTCGAGCACCACCGGGTCCAGCCGCAGCACTCCGCCGTTCACGTCGACGAGCACCGACCGCTTCCCGTCACGGGCCCGCTCCAGGTCCGCGTCGGCGGCCCGCCCGGCGGGCTCCGCGCCGCCCAGCCCGTGCACGACCGGCCGGGTCGCCGGGTCGTCGCCGCTGGCCTCCACGGCCCGGCGGACCGCCGCCGGCTCGGTGCTGACCGCGAGCGCCCCGGTGACCAGCGCGCCCCGCCGCGCCGCGTCGGCCAGCGCCTCGTCGCGCACCTCGTCGCGCAGGCTCAGCCCGAGGGGGACCAGGAAGGCGAGCGCGACAAGCGCGCACATGCCGGCGGTGAGGTACGCCAGCGCCGGCCTCAGTCCGGGGCCACCAGCCGGAAGCCCACCCCCCGCACGGTGCGCAGGTAGCGCGGCTTCGCCGCGGACTCGCCCATCTTTCGGCGCAGCCAGTACAGGTGAACGTCGATGGTCTGGTCCTCGCCGACCGACGGCTGCCGCCATACCTCCTCCAAGAGCTCCCGCCGGGACACTACCCGGCCGGGTCGTGCGGCGAGATACGCCAGCAGGTCGAATTCCTTGCGGGTCAGCGCCAGCGGCTCCCCGTCGAGCAGCGCGCTGCGCTCGCCCACGTCCACCCGCAGCCCGCCGACGGTGTGCACGGCCGGCTGCACGGTGCGGCTGGCCCGGCCGACCCGGCGCAGCACGGTGGTGATCCGGGCGTCGAGGTGCGCGCCGGTGAACGGCTTGACCATGTAGTCGTCGGCGCCGGCGCGCAGCAGCCGGACCACCGACTGCTCGTCGTCGCGGGCGGTGGCGATGATGATCGGCACGTCGGTGATGCCGCGCAGCATCCGCAGCGCGTCGGAGCCGTCCAGGTCGGGCAGGCCCAGGTCCAGCACGACGAGGTCCGGGGTCTCGGCGGCGACCCGGCGCAGCGCGTCCAGCGCCGTGCCGACGGCGTGCACGGCGTGCCCCCGCTCGGTGAGGGACCGCAGCATCGCGCCGCGTACGACGTGATCGTCTTCGACCAGGAGCACGGTGGCCACGTCAGCACCGTACTGCCCGTGGCAAGTTGATCGCGTTGCGGCGTCCGGGCCGACCGGGCAAGCTGGCACGACGATGACGTTCACGCTGTTTCCCGACGCCCGCGCGGCCCTGGCTCGCGACAGCCTCGCCGGTCTGTCGGTCGGCGACGCCCTGGGATCGCAGTTCTTCGTGCCGGGCCGGCACCCCGGCGACATCGCGGCCGGGCGGCTGCCCCCGCCGCCCTGGCAGTGGACCGACGACACGGAGATGGCCTGCTCCGTGCTGGCGGAGCTGGCCGAGCACGGCGACGTCGACCGGGACCGCCTCGCGCTGGCCTTCGCCCGGCGCTGCGAGCCGTACCGGGGGTACGGGCCGGGCGCGGTGACGATCCTGCGGCTCATCCGCGCCGGCACGCCGTGGCCGGTCGCCGCCGCGTCGGCCTTCGACGGGCAGGGCTCCTGCGGCAACGGCGCGGCGATGCGGGTCGGCCCGCTCGGCGCCTGGCACGCCGACTCCACCACGAGGGCGGCGGCCCGTGCCCGGGCCTCGGCCGAGATCACCCACGCCCACCCGGAGGGGATCGCCGGGGCGGTCGCGGTGGCCGTCGCCGCCTCGCTCGCCGCCCGGGCCCGGCTCGACGGCGACCGGCCGGACCCGGCCCGGCTGCTGGCCGCGGTCGCCGCCGCGCTGGACCCCGCCGCCGAGGTGGCCCGGGGGGTACGCCGCGCCGCCGCCCTGCTCGGCCGGTCGCTCGCCGAGGCG
This genomic interval from Micromonospora coxensis contains the following:
- a CDS encoding phage holin family protein, giving the protein MADVANHRTSRTGSEPSTAELVQRATEQVSRLVRDELALARAELTQKGKHAGIGIGLFGGGGALALYGLGALVATAILLLDLVLPAWAAALIVAVVLFLIAGIFALVGKKQVSRAVPPVPESTVRSVRADVDVVTAAVKDRGRA
- a CDS encoding DUF3618 domain-containing protein — translated: MTGNGTGDTDALREEIRRTRVELGETMELLAAKADVKARLRSSAGQAKERMREQAAVTVARVRGQAAQKAGQVRSQGPGETLGRSPAPWAAVAAGAVATMIVLLIVRGRRR
- a CDS encoding DUF4235 domain-containing protein; amino-acid sequence: MSKGIGRAAYKPVGVLLGLAAGTVAGAIFRQVWKMTAGDGEAPSATDEDRGWGEVLAAAALQGAIFAVVRAAVDRGGAVGVRRVTGRWPD
- a CDS encoding cold-shock protein gives rise to the protein MAQGTVKWFNADKGFGFITVDGGGADVFVHFSAIQTSGYRTLEENQRVEFEIAQGQKGPQAEQVRPI
- a CDS encoding aldo/keto reductase — its product is MEQRSFDRLGRQVGVVGLGAWQLGADWGRVDEADALAVLAAAVDSGVTFLDTADVYGDGRSEQLIGRFLRERPGHGLTVATKMGRRVEQTPQAYTLDNFRAWTDRSRANLGVDTLDLVQLHCPPTAVFGDDRVFDALDTLVSEKRIAGYGVSVETCDQALTAIARPGVASVQIILNAVRLKPLERVLPAAASAGVGIIARVPLASGLLSGRYDEHTTFAPDDHRTFNRHGESFDVGETFSGVDYDLGLEVVRRLAPLVGPDRTMAQFALRWIIDQPGLTVVIPGARNPEQARGNASAAALPPLTAEEHDTVRAVYDDLVRPRVHGRW
- a CDS encoding trans-aconitate 2-methyltransferase, which codes for MWDPTAYLRYGDERSRPFHDLLARIPADRPRAVVDLGCGPGTLTATLARRWPDARVVGLDSATEMIDRARTLDAPVDFAVGDVADWRPGPDVDVVVANAVLQWVPGHRELLTRWAGELPAGAWLAFQVPGNFDAPSHRALREVARRERWAGALAALLREAPVDDAVGYAASLVDAGCAVDAWETVYVHLLPARPDADHPVLAWMEGTALRPVRAALDPAGWADFRAELGVRLAQAYPVRQGQVHFPFRRIFVVARTGARAEENL
- a CDS encoding adenosine deaminase; amino-acid sequence: MTDLPAFIAGLPKVELHVHHVGSASPRIVAELAARHEGRSPVPADPDALVDYFAFRDFAHFVEVYLSVVDLIRDPEDVWILTHEVARELARQQVRYAELTVTPYSHVHRGIPAPAFCEAIEDARKRAEADFGIALRWCFDIPGEAGLPAAEETLRIALEQRPDGLVSFGLGGPEIGVPRPQFKPYFDQARAAGLRSVPHAGETTGPQTVWDALRDLGAERIGHGIAAAEDPELLAYLAEHRIALEVCPTSNVRTRAVAHISEHPLARLVDAGVLVTINSDDPPMFGTTLNDEYAVAARLLDAGPDRLAALAKDAVTASFLAPAEKTRISAEIDAWSVAGTR
- a CDS encoding HAMP domain-containing sensor histidine kinase; translation: MCALVALAFLVPLGLSLRDEVRDEALADAARRGALVTGALAVSTEPAAVRRAVEASGDDPATRPVVHGLGGAEPAGRAADADLERARDGKRSVLVDVNGGVLRLDPVVLDDRVAVVETFVPADELDDGAGGTWLLLAAVAVALVGAAVIVVDRVAARAVDSTRGLVRAALAVGDGDLGVRVEPSGPRELAEAGYAFNRMADRLVTARTDERELVADLSHRLRTPLTVLRLDAEGLDSDDTSVGSFTPAELDRRRTIRRIRQAIVTLEGEIDVLIKTTRKAITHEAGPAECDVSEVVRDRMVFWAALAGDQNRPHRVIGAQLRIPAPVPRAELAAALDAVIGNVFRYTPQGTAFEVAVSRRDGYVAIRIDDAGPGIANPDRALRRGASDQGSTGLGLDIAKRVALQANGSVSIDRARLGGASVVMLLADPEATPRQVNRFGLVGRMTREAREQKTGGRRWPGRRS
- a CDS encoding response regulator transcription factor → MATVLLVEDDHVVRGAMLRSLTERGHAVHAVGTALDALRRVAAETPDLVVLDLGLPDLDGSDALRMLRGITDVPIIIATARDDEQSVVRLLRAGADDYMVKPFTGAHLDARITTVLRRVGRASRTVQPAVHTVGGLRVDVGERSALLDGEPLALTRKEFDLLAYLAARPGRVVSRRELLEEVWRQPSVGEDQTIDVHLYWLRRKMGESAAKPRYLRTVRGVGFRLVAPD
- a CDS encoding ADP-ribosylglycohydrolase family protein, coding for MTFTLFPDARAALARDSLAGLSVGDALGSQFFVPGRHPGDIAAGRLPPPPWQWTDDTEMACSVLAELAEHGDVDRDRLALAFARRCEPYRGYGPGAVTILRLIRAGTPWPVAAASAFDGQGSCGNGAAMRVGPLGAWHADSTTRAAARARASAEITHAHPEGIAGAVAVAVAASLAARARLDGDRPDPARLLAAVAAALDPAAEVARGVRRAAALLGRSLAEAVDGLGNGSRVTAQDTVAFTLWVAATHLADYPAAVRACVEAGGDVDTTAAIVGSVVAAHTGVGTPGGVPDGWLAAREPLPEWVR